One part of the Candida albicans SC5314 chromosome R, complete sequence genome encodes these proteins:
- a CDS encoding E3 ubiquitin-protein ligase (Ortholog(s) have ubiquitin protein ligase activity): MLINKTQQYIIGYSSISIALLSWSIYDSLRKSFNFVMFLVEFTDGIKLGIIVNFIIFLFLIIDKSLQILLFGSLRMIEVEHLFEKLPIFVINLLLNLATGDNNIIMNVFLMGLSMSFKVFHVIMFDRLDYVNLIIVNKINDEDIYLNQVIYHFGTSINFWLNIFFIFADFSLAKFLVYDVFQGINSVTCLLFGFQFAVQGVQALTYFSKLLLGIYEIAFYRIRKNEHHTSLRGWQESTTTSANLEETERTTNNNDNESGQVEVEVEANIDEDVDVDADADADVDVEEEIVNDEDDDIELIWDNKPYYTKGIDIASAVLTSISYLSFVYLLTIHSGLSLPLSMLQGTYSSMRRAWVETNQLLAFIESSKRLDTQLANASAEDLSQSDSLCIICREDMHSVEDYQRIFKKPQSPRRSPKKLKCGHILHLGCLKEWLERSDSCPLCRRKVFSNDGATNATNNNNNNNGENNQNNGNVPPPQPGDVPVPPPAPTATATATAAAVNAELQREVREINDLLQNAENTIAPQEQPINTAAEPIEGPSRTIPLPSSSSTLPIPQSNDLSQSITLPKNALLPPGWLVIPLKKPEQENSDIDYKVNISSYHQADLKINNKKPSTRDIITYAIPKEESIGEYEM; encoded by the coding sequence ATGCTAATAAATAAGACTCAACAATATATCATTGgatattcttcaatatcCATTGCTCTACTAAGTTGGTCAATTTATGATTCCTTAAggaaatcatttaattttgttatGTTTTTAGTTGAATTCACTGATGGGATCAAATTAGGGATAATAGttaattttataattttcttatttttgaTCATTGATAAACTGcttcaaattttattatttggatCATTAAGAATGATTGAAGTTGAacatttatttgaaaaattaccTATATTTGtcattaatttattattgaatttagcTACGGgagataataatattattatgaatGTATTTTTAATGGGATTATCAATGAGTTTTAAAGTTTTCCATGTTATAATGTTTGATCGATTAGATTAtgttaatttaattattgttaataaaattaatgatgaagatatttatttaaatcaagtaatttatcattttggtacatcaataaatttttggttaaatatttttttcatatttgCTGATTTTAGTCTTGCCaaatttttagtttatgATGTTTTCCAAGGTATTAATTCTGTTacttgtttattatttggttttCAATTTGCCGTACAAGGAGTTCAAGCATTAACttatttttctaaattattattagggATTTATGAAATTGCCTTTTATCGTATTAGAAAAAATGAACATCATACACTGTTAAGAGGATGGCAAGAAAGTACTACAACATCAGCTAATTTAGAAGAAACTGAAAGGACTACCAATAACAATGATAATGAGTCTGGGCAAGTGGAAGTGGAAGTAGAAGCGAATATAGATGAGGACGTGGACGTGGACGCGGATGCGGATGCGGATGTGGATgtggaagaagaaattgtcaatgatgaagatgatgacaTTGAACTTATTTGGGATAATAAACCTTATTACACTAAGGGGATTGATATTGCATCAGCTGTACTTActtcaatttcatatttatcatttgtatatttattaaCTATCCATTCGGGTCTTTCATTACCATTATCAATGTTACAAGGTACATATTCGTCAATGAGACGTGCTTGGGTAGAAactaatcaattattggCATTTATTGAATCTTCAAAAAGATTAGATACTCAATTAGCTAATGCTAGTGCTGAGGATTTATCACAATCTGATAGTTTATGTATTATATGTCGTGAAGATATGCATTCAGTTGAAGATTATCAaagaattttcaaaaaaccTCAATCACCAAGAAGATCTcctaaaaaattgaaatgtgGTCATATTTTACATTTGGGATGTTTAAAAGAATGGTTAGAAAGATCAGATAGTTGTCCATTATGTAGAAGAAAAGTATTTTCTAATGATGGAGCAACTAATGccactaataataataacaataataatggggagaataatcaaaataatggAAATGTACCACCACCTCAACCAGGTGATGTGCCTGTACCACCACCAGCTCccacagcaacagcaacagcaacagcagctGCGGTAAATGCTGAATTACAACGAGAAGTGAgagaaattaatgatttattacaaAATGCCGAAAATACAATAGCACCGCAAGAACAGCCTATTAACACTGCTGCTGAACCAATTGAAGGACCTTCTAGAACAATACCAttaccatcatcatcatcgacATTACCAATACCTCAATCTAATGATTTATCACAATCAATCACATTACCAAAAAATGCATTATTACCACCTGGATGGTTAGTAAtaccattgaaaaaacctgaacaagaaaatagtgatattgattataaagtcaatatttcttcttATCATCAAgcagatttgaaaattaataataaaaaaccAAGTACTCGTGATATTATAACTTATGCTATTccaaaagaagaatctATAGGAGAATATGAGATGTGA
- the RRN11 gene encoding Rrn11p (Putative RNA polymerase I subunit; rat catheter biofilm induced; Spider biofilm induced): protein MFEDITFRNNEHRRATRTSHRLINKYQELKKFTEIYKSSSKIKAKTKRKSQHRPSQKKKILQLIHQEFDKRSLLKPEETYEIWHELSDSINKNVAKNNSKKKSDRKHKKGSKGEFGIDTEPEPETGGELSIDQGDELLRKKVSDIIEGNNEEEEQEEDEKEDEELDEDENLMTHKLNQFVNNFDTSNRLSKFKFIIESNGLEILPRINEEDNTTTNNNNNNNDTDSIEMIHKSKSAFRQHINNLTTLLHLQIMKQNWSIAYKIFALLIRFPQVDIRTIWPLGIEILMQLSNKNGSNSLKVKKFFNYLSSFYMITDTNPATRFISTNHKYRNNVAPVWRSGSKTLTPLYVITSLWYIFVLGDYEQVLNKINELILEPPYNSEGVLYFISSLCHLCLGWKLVDTYITGDNDNFDVVDERYNVEKQLNIIKNKMNEDFERCEKYQFIYPKDEIESQFKELLTVVSNKSNEKTPTLNKNGNDITMNNVSASSSSSSEENDLDWDAISSDEDEDEDDKVHTKANSLIPTQIDSLYHLKNHNGNKQHHINHDDENLVEVNFSDDESMDGESNIHSKMNYHQEEEIPASQPLDLGDMMMNGNHDNEEEEEEEMDGDTQAIESIDSDDLDHYDHINKTLNSFDTRRNSLELYNVKSSSVEPIDTFKISPSPSSPDNKDKTSQQTMLDFDFDFDFDSDSN from the coding sequence ATGTTTGAAGATATAACATTTCGAAATAATGAACATAGACGAGCGACTAGAACATCACATcgattaattaataaatatcaagaattgaaaaaattcactgaaatttataaatcttcatcaaaaattaaagcCAAAACTAAAAGGAAATCACAACATAGACCATcgcagaagaagaaaattttacaattaattcatcaagaaTTCGATAAACgatcattattaaaaccTGAAGAAACTTATGAAATATGGCATGAATTATctgattcaataaataaaaatgttgctaaaaataattccaagaaaaaactGGATCGAAAACACAAGAAGGGATCAAAAGGTGAGTTCGGGATTGATACTGAACCCGAACCTGAAACTGGAGGTGAATTATCAATAGATCAAGGAGATGAATTATTACGGAAAAAGGTAAGTGATATTATAGAAGGTAATAATGAGGAAGAGGAACaggaagaagatgaaaagGAAGACGAGGAActagatgaagatgaaaatttaatgacacataaattgaatcaatttgttaataatttcGATACCTCCAATcgattatcaaaatttaaatttataattgaatcaaatggTTTAGAAATATTACCAAGAataaatgaagaagataatactactactaataataataacaataataatgataccgattcaattgaaatgattcataaatcaaaatcagcATTCCGTCAacatattaataatttaactaCATTATTACATTTacaaataatgaaacaaaattggTCAATAGcatataaaatatttgcATTATTAATAAGATTCCCTCAAGTTGATATAAGAACAATTTGGCCATTAGGTATAGAAATATTAATGCAACTATCCAACAAAAACGGTAGTAATTCATTAAAAgtgaagaaatttttcaattatttatcatcattttaTATGATAACCGATACTAATCCCGCTACAAGATTcatatcaacaaatcatAAATATCGTAATAATGTGGCACCAGTTTGGAGATCAGGTTCTAAAACTTTAACCCCATTATATGTCATTACTTCATTATGGtatatttttgttcttgGTGATTATGAACAagttttaaataaaattaatgaattaattcttgaacCTCCTTATAATTCTGAAGGAGTATTGTATTTTATATCAAGTTTATGTCATTTATGTCTTGGTTGGAAATTAGTTGATACATATATAACAggtgataatgataattttgatgttgttgatgaaagaTATAATGTGGAAAAgcaattgaatataattaagaataaaatgaatgaagattttgaaagatgtgaaaaatatcaatttatttatcctaaagatgaaattgaatctCAATTCAAAGAGTTGCTCACAGTGGTATCGAATAAAAGTAATGAAAAAACTCCTACTCTAAATAAAAATGGTAATGATATTACTATGAATAATGTTTCAGCTtcgtcgtcatcatcactggaagaaaatgatttaGATTGGGATGCCATTAGTtctgatgaagatgaagatgaagatgataagGTGCACACAAAAgctaattcattaattccAACTCAAATAGATAGTCTTTATCATCTTAAGAACCACAATGGGAACAAGCAACATCATATAAACCATGACGACGAAAATCTAGTGGAAGTCAATTTCTCTGATGACGAAAGCATGGATGGGGAAAGTAACATTCATTCGAAGATGAACTatcaccaagaagaagaaattccTGCTTCACAACCATTAGATTTAGGTgatatgatgatgaatgGTAATCATGATAAcgaggaagaagaagaagaagagatGGATGGCGATACTCAAGCTATAGAATCTATTGATAGTGATGATTTAGATCATTACGATCATATCAATAAAACTTTGAATTCATTTGAtacaagaagaaatagtCTAGAATTATATAATGTGAAAAGTTCAAGTGTTGAACCAATCGACacattcaaaatttcaCCATCACCGTCATCACCCgataataaagataaaactAGTCAACAAACAATGCTcgattttgattttgattttgattttgattccGATTCCAATTAA
- a CDS encoding Rab family GTPase (Ortholog(s) have GTPase activity, role in intracellular protein transport, retrograde transport, endosome to Golgi and Golgi apparatus, cis-Golgi network, cytosol localization) translates to MSSDKSNLLKKYKIVFLGDQSVGKTSLITRFMYDTFDETYAATIGIDFLSKTMYLEEGKTIRLQLWDTAGQERFRSLIPSYIRDSHVAVICYDITNKKSFDNLDKWIKDVKLERGDDVIIVLVGNKSDLASDKRQVSLDDVENLQIKIGAKFFIETSTKANHNVKLLFKKIAQSLPDFNQDSNDKSNDNNNNNNNNQSETIDITIDNTAPNPQGTSTCC, encoded by the coding sequence ATGAGTTcagataaatcaaatttactaaaaaaatacaaGATTGTCTTTCTTGGTGATCAAAGTGTTGGTAAAACATCATTAATCACCAGATTTATGTATGATACATTTGATGAAACTTATGCTGCCACGAttggaattgattttttatcGAAAACAATGTATTTAGAAGAAGGTAAAACCATTAGATTACAATTATGGGATACTGCCGGACAAGAAAGATTTCGATCATTAATACCTTCATATATTAGAGATTCTCATGTTGCAGTAATATGTTATGATATaaccaataaaaaatcatttgataatCTTGATAAATGGATTAAAGATGTTAAATTAGAACGAGGTGATGATGTAATAATAGTATTAGTCGGTAATAAACTGGATTTAGCTAGTGATAAACGACAAGTTAGTTTagatgatgttgaaaatttacaaattaaaattggtgctaaatttttcattgaaaCTTCAACTAAAGCAAATCATAatgttaaattattatttaaaaaaattgctcAATCATTACCTGATTTTAATCAAGATTCcaatgataaatcaaatgataataataataataataataataatcaactGGAAACTATTGATATAACTATTGATAATACTGCACCAAATCCTCAAGGTACCAGCACATGTTGTTAG
- a CDS encoding uncharacterized protein (Protein of unknown function; Hap43-induced; rat catheter and Spider biofilm induced) gives MKLAEALNLKKNLERDAGELKSLILKCCQAQTGENPPFDPNELFEQYEEIDKLITDITIKIQRTNNEIKFAYDDNKSNEEPLRSMTQAIADIDDLERQINVTDDIIHNGIITKSYSTKKIADVSHVDVVAYDKTRKKMNERLDKLKLRIQSANWEFDLID, from the coding sequence atgaaattagCTGAAgcattaaatttaaaaaagaactTGGAAAGAGATGCTGGTGAActtaaatcattaattctTAAATGTTGTCAAGCTCAAACTGGCGAAAACCCTCCATTTGATCctaatgaattatttgaacaatatgaagaaattgataaattaattactGATATAACTATTAAAATACAACGAaccaataatgaaataaagTTTGCCtatgatgataataagTCTAATGAAGAACCACTTCGATCAATGACACAAGCTATTgctgatattgatgatttagaaaGACAAATCAATGTGACAGATGATATAATTCATAATGGTATTATTACAAAACTGTATTCGACCAAGAAGATTGCTGATGTGTCACATGTTGACGTGGTTGCATATGACAAgacaagaaagaaaatgaatgaGAGAttagataaattaaaacttCGTATACAGTCGGCAAATTGGGAATTTGAtctaattgattaa
- a CDS encoding uncharacterized protein (Protein of unknown function; Hap43-induced; regulated by Nrg1, Tup1; repressed by alpha pheromone in SpiderM medium; Spider biofilm induced; Bcr1-repressed in RPMI a/a biofilms) yields the protein MASSVKLATALKQRAILTKELSELDDKIQSSLISQVGMKKINDPDKLYLDYVAKSQELAKLVSSINYTNNITPIEVDLTMGKYDNTIKTINDALICRDRIFKKLQFVKKISTAGKEQPLDSKDEIKFVSFIDVDKYDTLAQELNTQFENLNLKLQEINWQVDLVEI from the coding sequence ATGGCCTCCTCAGTAAAGTTGGCTACGGCACTTAAACAACGTGCTATATTGACAAAAGAATTGTCTGAATTAGATGATAAAATACAATCTTCATTGATTCTGCAAGTTGgtatgaaaaaaatcaatgatCCAGATAAATTGTATTTAGATTATGTTGCTAAATCTCAAGAATTGGCTAAATTGgtatcatcaataaattatactaataatataactccaattgaagttgatttGACAATGGGAAAGTATGATAATACTATAAAAACGATTAATGATGCATTAATTTGTCGAGACCgaatatttaaaaaattacaatttgtgaaaaaaatatcaacagCAGGTAAAGAACAACCATTAGATTCCaaagatgaaattaaatttgtatcatttattgatgttgataaatATGATACTTTGGCCCAAGAATTAAATACTCAATTTgagaatttgaatttgaaattacaagaaataaattggCAAGTTGATCTTGTTGAGATATAA
- the HSP60 gene encoding chaperone ATPase (Heat shock protein; soluble in hyphae; regulated by Nrg1 and by iron; induced in high iron; heavy metal (cadmium) stress-induced; sumoylation target; protein present in exponential and stationary phase cells; Hap43-repressed) produces MLRVNSKSSIKTFVRHLSHKELKFGVEGRAALLKGVNTLADAVSVTLGPKGRNVLIEQQFGAPKITKDGVTVAKAITLEDKFEDLGAKLLQEVASKTNESAGDGTTSATVLGRSIFTESVKNVAAGCNPMDLRRGSQAAVEAVIEFLQKNKKEITTSEEIAQVATISANGDKHIGDLLANAMEKVGKEGVITVKEGKTLEDELEVTEGMKFDRGFISPYFITNTKTGKVEFENPLILLSEKKISSIQDILPSLELSNQTRRPLLIIAEDVDGEALAACILNKLRGQVQVCAVKAPGFGDNRKNTLGDIAILSGGTVFTEELDIKPENATIEQLGSAGAVTITKEDTVLLNGEGSKDNLEARCEQIRSVIADVHTTEYEKEKLQERLAKLSGGVAVIKVGGASEVEVGEKKDRYEDALNATRAAVEEGILPGGGTALIKATKILDEVKEKAVNFDQKLGVDTIRAAITKPAKRIIENAGEEGAVIVGKIYDEPEFNKGYDSQKGEFTDMIAAGIIDPFKVVKNGLVDASGVASLLATTECAIVDAPQPKGSPAAPPAPGMGGMPGMF; encoded by the coding sequence ATGTTGAGAGTTAAttctaaatcatcaattaaaacattTGTTCGTCATTTGTCTCATAAAGAACTTAAATTTGGCGTTGAAGGTAGAGCTGCCTTATTGAAAGGGGTCAACACTTTAGCTGATGCTGTTTCTGTTACATTAGGTCCAAAAGGTCGTaatgttttaattgaacaacaatTTGGTGCCCCCAAAATCACTAAGGATGGGGTTACCGTTGCCAAAGCCATCACTTTGGAagataaatttgaagatttgggagctaaattattacaagaaGTTGCTTCTAAAACTAATGAAAGTGCTGGTGACGGTACTACTTCTGCCACTGTTTTAGGTAGATCTATTTTCACTGAATCAGTTAAAAATGTTGCTGCTGGTTGTAACCCAATGGATTTAAGAAGAGGTTCTCAAGCTGCTGTAGAAGCtgttattgaatttttacaaaaaaacaaaaaggaaATTACTACTTCTGAAGAAATTGCTCAAGTTGCCACCATTTCTGCTAATGGTGATAAACATATTGGTGATTTATTAGCTAATGCCATGGAAAAAGTTGGTAAAGAAGGGGTTATCACTGTTAAAGAAGGTAAAACTTTAGAAGATGAATTAGAAGTCACTGAAGGTATGAAATTTGATCGTGGATTTATCTCTCCATATTTCATTACCAACACTAAAACTGGTaaagttgaatttgaaaacccattgattttgttatcagaaaagaaaatttctAGTATTCAAGATATTTTACCATCTTTAGAACTTTCCAATCAAACTAGAAGACCATTATTGATCATTGCTGAAGATGTTGATGGTGAAGCCTTGGCTGCTTGtattttgaacaaattaaGAGGTCAAGTTCAAGTTTGTGCTGTTAAAGCTCCAGGTTTTGGTGACAATAGAAAAAACACTTTGGGTGATATTGCCATTTTAAGTGGTGGTACTGTATTCACTGAAGAATTGGATATTAAACCAGAAAATGCCACTATTGAACAATTGGGTTCTGCTGGTGCCGTTACTATTACTAAAGAAGACACTGTTTTATTGAACGGAGAAGGATCTAAAGATAATTTGGAAGCTAGATGTGAACAAATTAGATCAGTTATTGCTGATGTTCACACTACTGAATatgaaaaggaaaaattacaagaaaGATTAGCTAAATTATCTGGTGGTGTTGCTGTTATCAAAGTTGGTGGTGCTTCAGAAGTTGAAGTGGGTGAAAAGAAGGATCGTTATGAAGATGCTCTTAATGCCACTAGAGCTGCTGTTGAAGAAGGTATTTTACCAGGTGGTGGTACTGCTTTAATTAAAGCCACCAAGATTTTGGATGaagttaaagaaaaagcCGTTAATTTCGATCAAAAATTGGGGGTTGATACCATTAGAGCTGCCATTACTAAACCAGCTAAAAGAATCATTGAAAATGCTGGTGAAGAAGGTGCTGTTATCGTTGGTAAGATTTATGATGAACCAGAATTTAACAAAGGTTATGATTCTCAAAAAGGTGAATTCACCGATATGATTGCTGCTGGTATTATTGATCCATTTAAAGTTGTCAAGAATGGATTAGTTGATGCTTCTGGTGTTGCTTCATTATTGGCCACTACCGAATGTGCCATTGTTGATGCTCCACAACCAAAAGGTTCACCAGCTGCTCCACCAGCTCCAGGTATGGGAGGTATGCCAGGTATGTTCTAG
- the GST3 gene encoding Gst3p (Glutathione S-transferase; expression regulated upon white-opaque switch; induced by human neutrophils; peroxide-induced; induced by alpha pheromone in SpiderM medium; Spider biofilm induced), with translation MTLTLYTAPTGNGRKPLVFLKLLSIPHELHLFSWPTKDIKQDWYLKLNPQGLVPTLVDGELILPESNAILQYLAETYDKQGKFSYNLQTDPLEYWQQQKWLFYQATQFAGTLFRFNTYIGIKADDGKVWDNILQSFADAYKVIDETLAQSEWFVGDKFTIVDIAFGVGNHRRIEVVARVGLDKHFQDYDTKYPHVAQWYKKFLEVEGVKEALALK, from the coding sequence ATGACATTAACTTTATATACTGCTCCAACGGGGAATGGTCGTAAACCATTAGTCTTTCTTAAATTATTGAGTATTCCTCATGAATtacatttattttcatGGCCCACTAAAGATATTAAACAAGACTGGTATTTAAAGTTAAATCCCCAAGGCTTGGTTCCTACATTAGTTGATGGTGAATTAATTTTACCAGAAAGTAATGCAATTTTACAATATCTTGCTGAAACTTATGACAAACAAGGTAAATTTAGTTATAATTTACAAACTGACCCCTTGGAGTATtggcaacaacaaaaatggTTATTTTATCAAGCTACTCAATTTGCTGGTACTTTGTTTAGATTCAATACTTATATTGGTATCAAAGCTGATGATGGCAAAGTATGGGATAATATTTTACAATCATTTGCTGATGCCTATAAAGTTATAGATGAGACTCTTGCTCAGAGTGAATGGTTTGTGGGTGATAAATTCACTATAGTAGATATTGCCTTTGGGGTTGGTAATCATAGAAGAATTGAAGTTGTTGCCCGTGTTGGATTAGATAAACATTTCCAAGATTATGATACTAAATATCCTCATGTTGCTCAATGGTATAAGAAATTTTTAGAAGTTGAAGGTGTAAAAGAAGCCCTTGCGTTAAAGTGA
- a CDS encoding polynucleotide 5'-hydroxyl-kinase (Ortholog(s) have polynucleotide 5'-hydroxyl-kinase activity and role in cleavage in ITS2 between 5.8S rRNA and LSU-rRNA of tricistronic rRNA transcript (SSU-rRNA, 5.8S rRNA, LSU-rRNA), termination of RNA polymerase I transcription): MSAFAALKNNPFGESIFNNTSNGDNHSRDDVEEDEVVQYIANSSDEDDDDDNDDNDNDQGNEDNNLFPLEISAPVDTSISSTPAPILNSRITQSNYTPNESNLKFSDNHVTITLNPSEYIIISGQCNLKIIKGSIKINQCHCLTSEDNKSYNIIALQSQSLPIISHYTTPEMEEDGVTSVSIIQLENSFSGIENISQIEPAFKNLISGQPNVEEPSLFKNYSFDIVLTETNGGYGLDINSYWINELNLLKSNKDDPTPKIIMIIGNKNTGKSTFCKSLINELLLTNPNRPVSYLEIDPGQSEYSTPCALSLSEIVQAQFGLAALPHKNNNIVKSRVEHYFGFTSAVNAPTRYVEIIEELFNHHQTKFSQRNHLIINTPGWVKGYGKELLNQITKIINPDKLILLSNNLNQEYPDNANILQDLTYQSLSIIPGVYQLSKYSAPQIRTINKLLYFHQTTTTGTFNFNDHLLDSSPLKISYACGNSPNNPGIYSTTIINHNIDNEFSHRDLCSLVEVSIYGIYSIKSNGNTKFDEMSCFRRDDGNSPFYLNPDDFDNLLSNETITSKFIGLIMVHSINPNDHYMNIYAPDIIINRLRKVLSTNSNQTNDYKLIMIRGEGDIPNCEMLYPEFINKKIDYLKSIKKRKAATTSRKLVDLKLPYISFETKSKVGGIWKVRKNIKRRGHHQKG, encoded by the coding sequence ATGAGTGCATTTGCAGCTCTTAAAAATAATCCATTTGGTGaatcaatatttaataataccaGCAATGGCGATAATCACAGTCGGGATGATGTGGAAGAAGATGAGGTGGTTCAATACATAGCCAATTCCtctgatgaagatgatgatgacgacaACGACGACAACGACAACGATCAAGGTAATGAggataataatttgtttcCATTGGAAATATCTGCACCTGTAGATACCTCAATATCTTCAACACCAGCGCCAATACTCAATTCCCGTATTACTCAATCCAATTACACGCCGAATGAATCAAATCTAAAATTTTCTGATAATCATGTTACAATAACATTAAATCCATCagaatatataataatatcagGTCAAtgcaatttgaaaataattaaaGGATCAATCAAGATAAATCAGTGTCATTGTTTAACTAGTGAAGACAACAAATcttataatataattgcATTACAATCACAATCATTACCGATTATAAGTCACTATACAACCCCAGAAATGGAGGAGGATGGTGTAACTTCAGTTTCAATAATACAATTGGAGAATTCATTTAGtggtattgaaaatatttctcAAATTGAACCAGCGTTTAAAAACTTGATTTCTGGACAACCTAATGTTGAAGAACCTagtttatttaaaaattattcatttgatATAGTACTAACAGAAACAAATGGGGGATATGGATTAGATATAAATTCTTATTGgataaatgaattgaacctattgaaatcaaataaagaTGATCCAACTCCGAAAATAATCATGATTATTGGTAATAAAAACACTGGTAAATCAACGTTttgtaaatcattaataaatgaattacTATTAACTAATCCTAATCGTCCAGTATCATATTTAGAAATAGATCCTGGTCAATCAGAATATTCAACTCCTTGTGCCTTATCATTATCAGAAATTGTTCAAGCTCAATTTGGTTTAGCGGCATTACCCCATAAGAATAACAATATTGTTAAATCTCGTGTTGAACATTATTTTGGATTCACTAGTGCTGTTAATGCCCCAACACGATACGTGGAAATAATTGAGGAATTATttaatcatcatcaaactAAATTTAGTCaaagaaatcatttaattataaatacTCCTGGTTGGGTTAAAGGTTATGGtaaagaattattgaatcaaatcactaaaattatcaacccggataaattaatattattatctaataatttaaatcaagaatACCCGGATAACGCCAATATTTTACAAGATTTAACTTATCAATCATTATCTATAATTCCTGgtgtttatcaattatcaaaatattcaGCCCCACAAATCAGaactataaataaattgttgtATTTCCATCAAACCACAACAACTGGaacatttaattttaatgatCATTTATTGGATTCCTCGCCATTGAAAATATCATATGCTTGTGGCAATTCACCAAATAACCCAGgaatatattcaacaacaattataaaTCATAATATAGATAATGAATTTAGTCATCGAGATTTATGTTCTTTAGTTGaagtttcaatttatgGGATTTACTCGATAAAAAGTAATGGTAACACTAAGTTTGATGAAATGTCTTGTTTTAGAAGAGATGATGGCAATTCACCCTTTTATTTAAATCcagatgattttgataatttattatctaATGAAACGATAACCAGTAAATTCATTGGATTAATTATGGTTCATAGTATTAATCCTAATGATCATTATATGAATATCTATGCTCCGgatataataatcaatcGATTACGAAAAGTCCTATcgacaaattcaaatcagactaatgattataaattaattatgaTAAGAGGTGAAGGTGATATACCAAATTGTGAAATGTTATATCCtgaatttataaataagaaaattgattatttaaaacTGATTAAAAAGAGGAAAGCTGCCACTACAAGTAGGaaattggttgatttgaaattaccatatattagttttgaaacaaaactGAAAGTTGGTGGCATTTGGAAAGTGAGAAAGAATATAAAACGAAGAGGTCATCATCAAAAAGGGTAG